The Borreliella afzelii genome includes the window ACCAACGAACCACAAGAGAGTGTACAAATAAAAGATTTAAACAGAAAAACAAAAGTTAATCAAAGCGATCTTATTCCTATTGATGACGTAGTAGAAGATACTTGTGCAATCACGTATAAACATCTCCTAGAACAAATACAAAACGATACATTTTACAACAATGAATTTCGCTGCTTTAAAAAAGCAATAAAAGACGTAATTAGCAAGGAACTTTTAGAAAACACAGAATATATAAAAAACATTTACATTAAAGTATTTTCTACACTTTTAGGACTAAGTGCCCCACTTGAAAACATAGATTTTGATATTGTTTTTAGAAAAGTTCAATCTATGTTTATTTCAAGCTTAAAACATACAAATACAAAATTAACTTCAAATAAAATCTCAATTTACAACACAACCACAAAAGATCTTGAACTTATTCAATTTGAAATTTTTGTTGAAAGTTTAAAAGAAGTTCTTGCAGAAAAATCTGAATTAAATCAACTCAAAAGTGATTTAATCAATTATTTACAAATAAACGATTTTACAGATAAATTCCTAAACTCTTTCAAATCAATACCTAAAAAAACTTTTGATACAAAAAATGAACAAATTGTAAGCTGTTATCAAAACGGAATCCCACAAATTGTAGACACTCCTATTTGGTGGCAAGGAAAACCATATGGCTTTGGGGGACTACACACAATAGTTGACGACTCTGCAATATTAGAATTCCAATATAAGAACAAAGCCACAACCATTGTACTTAAAAACAAAAGCAGCACATCAATTATAATAAACGAATCGTACAAAGGAAGTTACATTTATTTACAAATTGACGCAGAAATCAGGTATTCAAGCTCTACAGAAGATCACAACAAACAATTTTATCTTCAATTCGAAAAAAGCTCTACTAAAATACTAATAGC containing:
- a CDS encoding DUF685 domain-containing protein, translating into MNTNEPQESVQIKDLNRKTKVNQSDLIPIDDVVEDTCAITYKHLLEQIQNDTFYNNEFRCFKKAIKDVISKELLENTEYIKNIYIKVFSTLLGLSAPLENIDFDIVFRKVQSMFISSLKHTNTKLTSNKISIYNTTTKDLELIQFEIFVESLKEVLAEKSELNQLKSDLINYLQINDFTDKFLNSFKSIPKKTFDTKNEQIVSCYQNGIPQIVDTPIWWQGKPYGFGGLHTIVDDSAILEFQYKNKATTIVLKNKSSTSIIINESYKGSYIYLQIDAEIRYSSSTEDHNKQFYLQFEKSSTKILIASFSSQNMPTLKTPIYNGWYYVGSGSLNKGQEMPILNKV